A single region of the Planctomycetota bacterium genome encodes:
- a CDS encoding S41 family peptidase: MARKRLMGLVSVLVVGCLLAWAFAGAVPDKSADDKIFGEYDRFIEILRVVQKQYVHDVDAHEMFKNAIRGMLSGLDPFSDYVPEEEADEFNKMTRGKFGGIGIQIGMMRGMLMVISPLEDTPAFEAGVQAGDIILEINGKTADGITLNDAVKILTGEPGTQVKIKVRHLMGEMADITITRAVIEVRTVKGPKRDAENQWSWMLDPERKIAYVRLTGFVDNSSDELRAVLERLVADGVKGLVLDLRFNPGGQLRVAVDVCDLFISEGVIVQTKGRTVPPWEAVAKKEGTLPYFPMVVLVNPFSASASEIVAGCLQDHNRAIVVGERTFGKGSVQNLIPLEGDKAMLKLTTSKYYLPKGRNIHREENMTEKDEWGVVPDILVPVKPEEYVAVVRARQEADVIRNGKGGAGKEGAAPESAVPAPKSAVPAPKSAPPAPESAPPAPERPPAPGSEGLEEELPPSAPGAAPAAPQAAPAAAPTDRQLERALDVLRSMDVIEKYLKKAA, translated from the coding sequence ATGGCACGGAAGCGTTTGATGGGCCTGGTGTCGGTTCTGGTGGTTGGGTGTCTGCTGGCGTGGGCGTTTGCCGGGGCCGTCCCGGACAAGAGCGCCGACGACAAGATCTTCGGGGAATACGACCGATTCATCGAGATCCTGCGGGTGGTCCAGAAGCAGTACGTTCACGATGTGGACGCGCACGAGATGTTTAAGAACGCAATCCGGGGGATGTTGAGCGGCCTGGACCCGTTCTCCGACTACGTTCCGGAGGAGGAGGCGGACGAGTTCAACAAGATGACGCGCGGGAAGTTCGGCGGCATCGGGATCCAGATCGGGATGATGCGGGGCATGCTGATGGTCATCAGCCCGCTGGAGGATACGCCGGCGTTCGAGGCGGGCGTGCAGGCGGGCGACATCATCCTGGAGATCAACGGCAAGACGGCGGACGGCATCACGCTGAACGACGCGGTCAAGATCCTGACCGGCGAGCCGGGAACGCAGGTGAAGATCAAGGTTCGCCACCTGATGGGCGAGATGGCGGACATCACCATCACGCGGGCCGTCATCGAGGTGCGCACCGTCAAGGGCCCGAAGCGCGATGCCGAGAACCAGTGGTCGTGGATGCTCGACCCGGAGAGGAAGATTGCGTACGTGCGTCTGACGGGATTCGTGGACAACTCATCCGACGAACTGCGAGCGGTGCTCGAAAGGCTCGTGGCGGACGGGGTGAAGGGCCTCGTGCTGGACCTGCGGTTCAACCCGGGCGGGCAACTGCGTGTGGCGGTGGACGTGTGCGACCTGTTCATCTCCGAGGGCGTCATCGTCCAGACGAAGGGCCGGACCGTTCCCCCCTGGGAAGCGGTCGCCAAGAAAGAGGGGACCCTGCCTTACTTTCCGATGGTCGTCCTGGTGAACCCCTTCAGCGCGAGCGCGAGCGAGATCGTCGCGGGGTGTCTTCAGGACCACAACCGGGCGATCGTCGTCGGCGAGCGAACCTTCGGCAAAGGAAGCGTCCAGAACCTTATCCCGCTGGAGGGCGACAAGGCGATGCTGAAACTGACGACCAGCAAGTATTATTTGCCGAAGGGCCGCAACATCCATCGCGAGGAAAACATGACCGAGAAAGACGAGTGGGGCGTCGTGCCCGACATCCTGGTGCCGGTGAAACCGGAGGAATACGTCGCGGTCGTCCGCGCGCGCCAGGAAGCCGACGTCATCCGCAACGGCAAGGGCGGCGCGGGCAAGGAGGGAGCGGCGCCCGAGTCGGCGGTGCCGGCGCCCAAGTCGGCGGTGCCGGCGCCCAAGTCGGCCCCGCCGGCGCCTGAGTCGGCTCCGCCGGCGCCCGAGCGGCCGCCGGCCCCGGGCTCGGAGGGGCTTGAGGAGGAACTTCCGCCTTCGGCGCCCGGCGCCGCGCCCGCAGCGCCGCAGGCCGCTCCCGCGGCCGCGCCGACCGACCGGCAATTGGAGCGGGCGCTCGACGTCCTGCGGAGCATGGACGTCATCGAGAAGTATCTCAAGAAGGCCGCCTAG